In Rutidosis leptorrhynchoides isolate AG116_Rl617_1_P2 chromosome 6, CSIRO_AGI_Rlap_v1, whole genome shotgun sequence, the DNA window ttattaaatcgaatatgcccctttttattaagtctggtaatctaagaattagggaacagacaccataattgacgcgaatcctaaagatagatctatcgggcccaacaagccccatccaaagtaccggatgttttagtacttcgaaatttatatcatgtccgaaggaggatcccggaatgatggggatattcttatatgcttattgttaatgtcggttaccaggtgttcaatccatatgaatgatttttgtctctatgcatgggacgtatgtttatgagaaatgaaaatcttgtggtctattaaaatattggaaatgattatttatgttaaactaatgaactcaccaaccttttggttgacacttgaaagcatgtttattctcaggtatgaaagaaacattccgctgtgcatttgctcattttaaagacagtatttggagtcgatcatcgcaatggaaccagttgttggtgacttcgtccagatggattaggacgggtcctttcactgtgGATCCTCTTGGCGCCCGAGTCCTTCACCCACGAAAAGAGATGAGAAAtacccttcccatcttttcctaatttctTCTTCCTTCACTATGGTTTGACCGGCTTCATCCTTGATAAACTTGGTGATATCTATATCCCTCCTCCTATGCTCCCTCGCTTTTGCAATCCTGTAAATATCATTTGCTCCTTCTTTAGAGTCTAGTTTTCTATACAAATCTTCATACGCTTTATCGTTTGCACGGGCAACGGCCTTCTTAGCTTCTCTATTGGCTTCTTTATACCTCTCCTCTGCCCTAGTTCTATCATCACGTGTCCCGTCCCGGCATctaatgagctccctaaacctcagTTGCTTAAGCGCAACTTTGGTTTGAACCTCATCACTAATCCACCATGATTCTCTACTAGACTTATGTCCTCTCGATATCCCTACTGCCACACCTAATGTTTCCTTGGCAACATCTCTAATAGTTGTTGCCAAACTATTCCACATCTGATCTGCGTTCACTTGAGTAACCGTATCCATTCCTGCCTCTACTCTTTCCAAAACTGACGCTTTAAAAGTTTCGACATTCACTTCATTCAGCTTCTTCCAAAGGATCCTAGGTTGGACGGGTCTCACTCTCCTAGTAACCCGCCTCTGCATAACCAAGTCCATGACCAATAATCGGTGTTGGGTGGAACAGGTCCAGGTAGTCAGGGCTCTACAGTCTCTGCAAGCCCTAAGGTCCCCTTTGCGAAGCAGCAAATAGTCAATCTGGGTACTATGTCCCCCACTATGGAAAGTTGCAAGTTATGCTTCCGTCTTCCTAAAGAAAGAGTTTGCAACAACCAAATCGTGGG includes these proteins:
- the LOC139854109 gene encoding uncharacterized protein, with the translated sequence MDLVMQRRVTRRVRPVQPRILWKKLNEVNVETFKASVLERVEAGMDTVTQVNADQMWNSLATTIRDVAKETLGVAVGISRGHKSSRESWWISDEVQTKVALKQLRFRELIRCRDGTRDDRTRAEERYKEANREAKKAVARANDKAYEDLYRKLDSKEGANDIYRIAKAREHRRRDIDITKFIKDEAGQTIVKEEEIRKRWEGYFSSLFVGEGLGRQEDPQ